Proteins from one Cellulosilyticum lentocellum DSM 5427 genomic window:
- a CDS encoding cache domain-containing sensor histidine kinase, giving the protein MFNYIKRFYKKMSIKQKLLLLFSVQIIIPMAFMGMMFYKNTESIIQNKSVSYSADLLKMIELRMNDFSSNLVSITDDILYDAKMYAILDEKKSEVATEDLRDYCYNLLRRICLSNKEIQSITLASLNEYEYSYDLNAGGVSIESSASFKAMLEKARLAQHKPTWYTEVDEENKVRNLYLIRMIYDSDDFSERGLIILQINRQRLKDVYNDLSTEFMQSINILSKDNKWIIGTEEDWYNEEENEWISNQADNWGYRIDKKEQRLLAFMNIEGTEWKIVAEGSLNQLVNEEMGHFRFLFIIVMTFTILLLSIFSILMAMDILSPINRLVHSIKKVEEENIHQEVIVDREDELGYLSKCFNKMSKEIDNLLNRVYKEELTRREAELKALQAQINPHFLFNTLESINWMAQLNNVPEIRDMVTSLGALIEASIGKGSPMVPLSKELKYIDSYLLIMKNRYGERLSYESDIDTSLLGQEVPKLILQPLIENAIYHGIDKMRKKGTIKLTIRREDETIYIEIMDNGKGMLPEEVEDLNQKFKEDRDDYILGDNRKSIGLANVNGRVKLFFGKDYGLQIESEYETYTKMKLYLPIRD; this is encoded by the coding sequence TTTATGGGTATGATGTTTTATAAGAATACAGAAAGTATTATTCAAAATAAATCAGTGAGTTATTCAGCAGATTTGTTGAAAATGATTGAATTACGTATGAATGATTTTTCTAGTAATTTAGTGAGTATTACAGATGATATTTTATATGATGCCAAGATGTATGCTATCTTAGATGAAAAGAAGTCAGAAGTAGCAACAGAAGATTTAAGAGACTATTGTTATAATTTGCTTAGGCGTATTTGTTTAAGTAATAAGGAGATCCAGTCCATAACATTAGCTTCTTTAAATGAATATGAATATAGCTATGACTTAAATGCTGGTGGTGTAAGCATTGAAAGTAGTGCATCTTTTAAAGCAATGTTAGAAAAAGCTAGGCTAGCCCAGCACAAGCCTACTTGGTATACAGAGGTAGATGAGGAAAACAAGGTACGCAATTTATATCTTATTCGAATGATTTATGATAGTGATGACTTTAGTGAACGCGGACTTATTATTTTGCAAATTAATAGGCAAAGGCTCAAGGATGTTTATAATGACTTATCTACGGAATTTATGCAAAGTATCAATATTTTGTCTAAGGATAATAAATGGATAATAGGAACAGAAGAAGACTGGTATAATGAAGAAGAAAATGAGTGGATTTCTAATCAAGCAGATAACTGGGGTTATAGAATTGATAAAAAAGAACAACGTCTACTGGCTTTTATGAATATCGAAGGAACAGAGTGGAAGATTGTTGCGGAAGGATCTTTGAACCAATTAGTTAATGAAGAAATGGGACACTTTAGATTTTTGTTTATTATTGTTATGACCTTTACCATTTTATTACTCTCTATTTTTAGTATTTTAATGGCCATGGATATTTTAAGTCCAATCAATCGGTTAGTACATAGCATTAAAAAGGTAGAAGAGGAAAATATTCATCAAGAAGTTATTGTCGATAGAGAAGATGAGCTGGGTTATTTAAGTAAGTGCTTTAACAAGATGTCTAAAGAGATAGATAATCTATTAAATCGTGTCTATAAAGAAGAACTTACAAGACGAGAAGCAGAACTCAAAGCACTTCAAGCGCAAATTAATCCACACTTTTTATTTAATACACTAGAATCGATTAACTGGATGGCTCAGCTTAATAATGTACCAGAAATTAGAGATATGGTTACCTCTCTAGGGGCACTGATTGAAGCAAGTATCGGTAAGGGAAGTCCTATGGTACCTTTAAGTAAAGAACTGAAGTATATTGACAGTTATTTATTGATTATGAAAAATCGCTATGGTGAACGCTTAAGCTATGAAAGTGATATTGATACAAGTTTATTGGGACAAGAGGTCCCAAAGTTGATTTTGCAACCACTTATAGAAAATGCAATTTATCATGGCATAGATAAAATGAGAAAGAAAGGAACTATTAAGTTAACTATTCGTAGAGAAGATGAAACAATTTACATAGAAATTATGGATAACGGAAAAGGTATGCTTCCTGAGGAAGTGGAGGACTTAAATCAAAAGTTTAAAGAGGACCGAGACGATTATATACTAGGAGATAATCGAAAGAGTATTGGGTTAGCTAATGTCAACGGAAGGGTAAAGTTGTTCTTTGGTAAAGATTACGGCTTGCAAATAGAAAGTGAATATGAAACTTATACTAAAATGAAACTATATTTACCGATTAGAGACTAA
- a CDS encoding response regulator — translation MFKVLIIDDEPTIRKGLINIINWKKFQCEICGEASDGVEGLEKIEAYKPDLVFADINMPEINGLEMIKSAKQIVPHSKFIILSGYREFSYMQEAIKIGAFDYILKPSSIEDICEVVKRAVIELKYQRDDQLEAKKLRKCFEESIPILKEKLLYDIIFQININEEEIKEGFELYGIEINEFVMIMIEIDGDSKKKEPYQRQLYQFGIVNTVEEMFAEEFKVEKIVLNNKQIAFIIGTHETVELLEEDVYKKVHSIQQLVESCFDFTVSIAISTKGKDVDELHDKMMECKNALAYRFYMGNSSIILYRDLSGFYKGQDNLAFDGIDKVLCNTIKTGNEEDVVHILGQINDKVIQTNLDPEYIKTFYWNLIYEINMIRISIKNLEVQDKDLSHDISSLYKLIDNATQVKELQDLLEDVAMSVVHRINRYNKKNINQILQKAMDYICENYTMSITLNELAEHTYVSTYYLSRMFKKELGKNFVEYLNEVRIDKAKELLKDNKYKTYEVAELVGIQDPHYFSKIFKKYVNMTPTEYKDSQL, via the coding sequence ATGTTTAAGGTGCTTATTATTGATGATGAACCAACCATTCGTAAAGGACTTATTAATATCATTAACTGGAAGAAGTTTCAATGTGAAATTTGTGGAGAAGCTAGTGATGGTGTTGAAGGGTTAGAGAAAATAGAGGCATACAAGCCAGACTTAGTTTTTGCAGATATTAATATGCCAGAGATTAATGGCTTGGAGATGATTAAATCCGCTAAACAAATCGTTCCCCACAGTAAATTTATCATTTTGTCTGGTTATAGAGAGTTTAGTTATATGCAAGAAGCTATTAAAATTGGTGCTTTTGACTATATTTTAAAACCTTCTAGTATTGAAGATATTTGTGAAGTGGTTAAACGTGCTGTCATAGAGCTTAAGTATCAGCGAGATGATCAGTTAGAAGCCAAAAAACTAAGAAAATGTTTTGAAGAAAGTATTCCTATTTTAAAGGAGAAACTTCTTTACGATATTATTTTTCAAATTAATATTAATGAAGAAGAAATTAAAGAAGGGTTTGAACTATACGGCATTGAAATCAATGAATTTGTAATGATTATGATTGAAATTGATGGTGATTCTAAAAAGAAGGAGCCTTATCAAAGACAGCTTTACCAGTTTGGCATTGTCAATACAGTAGAGGAAATGTTTGCAGAAGAATTTAAAGTGGAAAAAATTGTACTTAATAATAAACAGATAGCCTTTATAATAGGAACACATGAAACAGTAGAACTTTTAGAAGAAGATGTTTATAAAAAAGTACATAGTATACAGCAGCTTGTAGAAAGTTGTTTTGATTTCACCGTAAGCATTGCTATTAGTACCAAAGGAAAGGATGTAGACGAGCTTCATGATAAGATGATGGAGTGTAAAAATGCCTTAGCTTATCGCTTTTATATGGGAAATAGCTCCATTATTTTATATCGTGACCTTTCAGGATTTTATAAAGGACAAGATAATCTTGCTTTCGATGGCATTGATAAAGTCTTATGTAATACCATTAAAACCGGGAATGAAGAAGATGTAGTACATATATTAGGACAAATTAATGATAAAGTGATACAAACCAATCTAGATCCGGAATATATTAAAACCTTTTATTGGAATCTCATTTATGAGATTAATATGATTCGCATTTCGATTAAAAACTTAGAAGTGCAGGATAAAGATTTAAGCCATGACATTTCAAGTTTGTACAAGCTTATTGATAATGCAACACAGGTAAAAGAGTTACAGGACCTTTTAGAAGATGTAGCCATGAGTGTTGTGCATCGTATTAATCGTTATAATAAAAAGAATATTAATCAAATTTTGCAAAAGGCAATGGACTATATTTGCGAAAATTATACCATGTCGATTACTCTTAATGAATTAGCTGAACATACTTATGTAAGCACTTATTATTTAAGCCGTATGTTTAAAAAAGAATTAGGTAAGAATTTTGTAGAATATTTAAATGAAGTACGTATTGATAAAGCTAAAGAATTGCTAAAGGATAATAAGTATAAAACCTATGAAGTTGCTGAGTTAGTAGGTATTCAAGATCCCCATTACTTCTCTAAGATTTTTAAGAAATATGTAAATATGACACCTACAGAATATAAAGATAGTCAACTTTGA